The proteins below come from a single Paracoccus sp. SCSIO 75233 genomic window:
- a CDS encoding TRAP transporter small permease gives MLFAIGRVIGRVLDATQIIAAFLILAMMLHVSADVIMKYGFNMGFPATVEIVSNYYMVGLAFLPLAFAERMNAHITVEVVTSNLSQKVQDIAQIIAWLLSIIVYSLLTYRSFLDAQEKREIGAFLFSQGVRIDIWPSYYFLPVGFALMMLTLAYKLIVFFRPSDDGLSQTRRLEVGSS, from the coding sequence ATGCTTTTCGCGATTGGCCGTGTTATTGGGCGGGTGCTCGACGCCACGCAAATCATCGCCGCGTTTCTGATCCTCGCCATGATGCTGCATGTCTCAGCCGATGTGATCATGAAATACGGATTCAATATGGGGTTTCCGGCCACTGTCGAGATCGTCTCGAATTACTACATGGTGGGCCTCGCATTCTTGCCGTTGGCGTTTGCAGAGCGAATGAATGCGCATATTACCGTTGAGGTCGTAACATCAAATCTCAGCCAGAAAGTGCAAGATATTGCCCAGATTATCGCATGGTTATTGTCCATCATTGTCTATTCTCTGCTGACCTATCGCAGCTTTTTGGACGCACAGGAAAAGCGTGAAATCGGCGCGTTTCTGTTTAGTCAGGGTGTGCGGATAGATATTTGGCCCAGTTACTATTTCCTGCCTGTCGGTTTCGCGCTGATGATGCTGACGCTGGCGTATAAGCTGATCGTTTTTTTCCGGCCATCGGATGACGGGCTCTCCCAAACGCGACGCTTGGAGGTTGGCTCATCATGA
- a CDS encoding TRAP transporter large permease, with protein sequence MTDLMIGFTGIGVAVFLILARIPIAVALISVSFVGIFVLLGERAAFGILSAVVYDFIAKWTLTSIPMFLLMGFVCFHAGLTRGLFNMCRVFLARLPGGLAITAVAGSAGFATVSGSSVACAAAMGRIAVPEMLRLGYKPELATGSIAAAGTIGALIPPSILLILFGIFTQTPISLLFLGGIGAGIITALSYVFIIILRVRRDPSLAPMSAEPITAEERRQAIRETWPTLLLIAVVFGGLFSGIFTATEAGAVGALASFVIAAMNRTLTRRVAWDAITETTYTTASIFVITIGANLLTRFLSVSDVANVMSQAVISFGAEPWILACGLVLLYLALGLILEPMGALLLTLPVVLPVMESSGASMIWYGVLIVKLLEMGMITPPVGLNVFVVKSVVGDLVPTSAIFRGILWFLLIDLVVVGLMIAFPSLVTMIPELLAE encoded by the coding sequence ATGACGGATCTGATGATTGGCTTTACCGGGATAGGGGTGGCTGTCTTTCTCATCCTCGCGCGTATCCCGATAGCAGTCGCGCTGATATCGGTCTCTTTCGTGGGTATTTTCGTTCTGCTCGGCGAACGGGCCGCGTTCGGTATCCTCTCTGCGGTCGTTTATGATTTCATCGCGAAGTGGACGCTTACCTCTATTCCGATGTTCCTTCTGATGGGGTTTGTCTGCTTTCATGCGGGGCTAACGCGCGGGCTCTTCAATATGTGCCGGGTTTTCCTTGCGCGCCTGCCAGGAGGCCTCGCGATCACGGCGGTTGCCGGCTCAGCGGGATTTGCCACGGTTTCCGGCTCCAGCGTTGCCTGCGCTGCCGCCATGGGTCGCATTGCCGTGCCAGAGATGCTGCGGCTTGGTTACAAACCGGAACTGGCGACGGGTTCGATTGCTGCTGCCGGTACGATAGGCGCGCTTATTCCCCCGTCGATCCTGCTCATCCTGTTCGGCATATTCACGCAAACCCCGATCAGCCTGCTGTTTCTCGGCGGGATCGGCGCGGGGATCATAACTGCGCTGTCCTATGTCTTCATCATCATTCTTAGAGTCAGGCGGGATCCATCCCTGGCGCCGATGTCCGCTGAACCGATCACGGCAGAAGAGCGCCGACAGGCGATCCGTGAGACATGGCCCACGCTTCTGTTGATTGCAGTCGTCTTTGGCGGGCTGTTTTCCGGGATATTTACCGCGACGGAGGCCGGTGCTGTCGGTGCATTGGCCTCATTCGTCATTGCTGCGATGAACCGTACGCTGACGCGGCGGGTGGCGTGGGATGCCATCACCGAAACCACTTACACGACCGCCAGCATCTTCGTGATTACGATCGGCGCCAATTTGCTGACCCGGTTCCTTTCCGTGAGCGACGTTGCAAATGTGATGTCACAGGCTGTGATCTCCTTCGGTGCAGAGCCGTGGATCCTTGCCTGTGGGCTCGTGCTTCTCTATCTGGCGCTCGGACTTATTCTTGAGCCTATGGGTGCGCTTCTGCTGACGTTGCCGGTCGTGCTGCCGGTAATGGAATCGTCAGGTGCCAGCATGATCTGGTACGGAGTCCTGATCGTGAAACTGCTGGAGATGGGCATGATCACGCCGCCGGTCGGGCTGAACGTTTTTGTCGTGAAAAGCGTGGTTGGCGACCTCGTTCCGACATCAGCCATCTTCCGCGGCATATTGTGGTTTCTTCTCATCGATCTGGTCGTGGTCGGGTTGATGATCGCATTTCCGTCGCTCGTCACGATGATTCCCGAATTGTTGGCGGAGTGA
- a CDS encoding MBL fold metallo-hydrolase, with translation MAVFQVGDYRIQRIEEILEKGYKPEFMLRGFSPDMFDAHPEAATENFFDRETGRSWSSVHSWLITHGDTKIIVDTCSGNGKARALPVFQRFHMLELPYLENLADAGLSPDDIDIVFNTHLHIDHVGWNTRKEGDAWVPTFGNARYIFGRAEMEHWRPDGVGPRVFPDNIAVIEDSVVPCVDAGVVEYVDDGDEIYPGLRVEAAPGHTATQLVLKHDGPDGAFVISADILHYPIQIYEPHVTSRFCEDPHAAEKTRRELLEWAVEREALVLPMHFGRPHAAYIERRGEGYGFRPAESMSSII, from the coding sequence ATGGCCGTCTTTCAGGTCGGAGATTATCGTATTCAGCGGATCGAGGAGATCCTCGAAAAAGGCTATAAGCCCGAGTTCATGTTGCGTGGCTTTTCCCCCGACATGTTCGACGCCCATCCGGAAGCCGCTACGGAAAACTTCTTCGACCGCGAAACCGGGCGCTCCTGGAGTTCCGTGCATTCCTGGCTGATCACGCATGGCGATACCAAGATCATCGTCGATACGTGCTCGGGAAACGGAAAAGCCCGTGCGCTGCCGGTGTTTCAGCGGTTCCATATGCTTGAGTTGCCTTATCTCGAAAACCTGGCTGACGCTGGATTGAGCCCGGATGACATCGACATTGTCTTCAATACGCATTTGCACATAGACCATGTCGGTTGGAACACCCGTAAGGAGGGTGACGCCTGGGTGCCGACCTTCGGCAACGCGCGCTATATTTTCGGCAGAGCGGAAATGGAGCATTGGCGGCCCGATGGGGTTGGGCCGAGGGTTTTCCCTGACAATATTGCGGTTATTGAGGATAGCGTTGTGCCATGCGTCGACGCGGGCGTGGTCGAGTATGTCGATGATGGGGACGAGATTTATCCCGGCCTGCGTGTCGAGGCTGCGCCAGGCCACACTGCGACACAGTTGGTACTGAAGCATGACGGACCGGACGGCGCGTTCGTGATCTCTGCCGATATATTGCACTATCCTATCCAGATCTACGAGCCGCATGTCACCAGCAGATTTTGCGAGGATCCCCACGCGGCGGAAAAGACCCGCCGTGAACTTCTCGAATGGGCAGTTGAAAGAGAAGCTCTGGTTTTGCCGATGCATTTTGGGCGGCCCCATGCCGCCTACATTGAGCGAAGGGGAGAGGGTTACGGGTTCCGTCCAGCAGAGAGCATGTCATCGATCATATGA
- a CDS encoding aconitase family protein, which yields MGYTITEKILARVSGKENVRAGDEVMAKPDFVVAYDFPGYTDVIFRQMKEDFGIEKVAEPERFAIFIDHMVPSATPKDEELHIGTRTWCKENDVALYERRGIGHQVAAEVGYAVPGAFVVHFDGHISQLGTFGTLAMGVRRNLLEAFVKERISIKVPQTVRVNLHGALKPGVMARDVFHHLVRVLGPASCRFQVLEIGGPGVESISTEGLQVITGLAMFTGAVTAIVNPDKERLDYALSRARKEIEPVWSDEDAEYAAVHDLDISDLEPVIVIPPTPSNTRDLVDYLGLELNAGYLGSCASGRLEDLKIAAEILKGKQVAQGFQLNVVPTSQEIMAEAGRLGYLSVLTEAGAFVSAPSCDYCYGRMGTMSEKQRAVSTGTLNVRGRMGSPDSEIYLCNAATVAASALEGKVADPRKYL from the coding sequence ATGGGTTACACGATTACGGAAAAAATTCTTGCTCGGGTGTCGGGCAAGGAAAATGTCAGAGCCGGAGACGAAGTCATGGCCAAGCCGGATTTCGTGGTTGCTTATGATTTCCCTGGCTACACCGATGTCATTTTTCGGCAAATGAAAGAGGATTTCGGGATCGAAAAAGTTGCAGAGCCGGAGCGTTTTGCGATCTTCATCGACCACATGGTACCTTCAGCCACGCCGAAAGATGAGGAACTGCATATCGGGACACGCACCTGGTGCAAGGAAAACGACGTCGCGCTTTATGAGCGGCGCGGCATTGGTCACCAGGTTGCGGCGGAGGTGGGATATGCCGTCCCAGGTGCGTTCGTTGTGCATTTTGACGGTCATATCAGCCAGCTCGGAACTTTTGGAACGCTGGCCATGGGGGTGCGCCGCAATCTGCTGGAAGCCTTTGTCAAGGAACGGATCTCGATCAAGGTGCCGCAGACGGTGCGGGTCAATCTTCACGGAGCATTGAAGCCCGGGGTGATGGCGCGCGATGTGTTCCACCACCTCGTGCGGGTTCTCGGGCCTGCCTCTTGCCGCTTTCAGGTGCTTGAGATCGGTGGTCCGGGAGTAGAATCGATTTCGACCGAGGGGCTTCAGGTCATCACCGGACTGGCGATGTTCACCGGAGCGGTGACCGCTATCGTCAACCCTGACAAAGAGCGGCTGGACTACGCCTTGTCCCGCGCTCGTAAGGAGATTGAGCCAGTTTGGAGCGATGAAGACGCCGAATATGCGGCGGTGCATGATCTTGACATCTCCGATCTGGAGCCGGTGATCGTGATCCCGCCGACACCGTCGAATACCCGCGATCTCGTCGACTATCTCGGGTTGGAACTGAACGCCGGTTATCTTGGCTCCTGTGCGTCCGGGCGTCTTGAAGACCTGAAGATCGCGGCGGAAATTCTGAAAGGCAAACAAGTCGCTCAGGGGTTCCAGCTCAATGTTGTGCCGACAAGCCAGGAGATCATGGCAGAGGCAGGGCGGCTTGGTTATCTGTCGGTTCTGACCGAGGCCGGGGCTTTCGTCTCTGCGCCAAGCTGCGACTATTGCTACGGTCGAATGGGCACGATGAGTGAAAAGCAGCGGGCGGTTTCAACCGGCACGCTGAATGTACGGGGACGGATGGGCAGCCCGGATAGCGAAATCTATCTTTGCAACGCTGCAACCGTGGCGGCTTCTGCCCTTGAGGGGAAGGTCGCCGATCCCCGGAAATATCTGTGA
- a CDS encoding oxaloacetate decarboxylase — MRTADFKNKVTGQKTVWTGGCFDALSAKLIERAGFDAVMTSGFGVSASLLGMPDAELYTMTENSGVVRNVASAVDIPVIADMDTGYGNAINVMRSVREFEQTGASAVILEDQVSPKRCPICVSGVEVIGRDEAAKKVAAAVEARRDPNMLIIARTDASTVDEAILRAKEYVAAGADIVQPISGTFKSLDDLKRLREAAGVPLSLQILGWLEQDLSAEDIESVAGLAVYPLIALMTAAEAMSENLAKLRAERSSANLPHARMDHHEFIDMIGFSEVERLQLKYLKNDAESAA; from the coding sequence ATGAGAACCGCGGATTTCAAGAATAAGGTCACAGGCCAGAAAACCGTCTGGACTGGAGGTTGCTTCGATGCTCTGTCCGCGAAGCTGATCGAGCGCGCCGGTTTCGATGCCGTCATGACAAGCGGTTTCGGCGTGTCCGCGTCGCTTTTGGGGATGCCGGACGCCGAACTCTATACCATGACCGAAAACTCGGGAGTGGTGCGTAATGTCGCGAGCGCGGTCGACATTCCGGTCATTGCGGATATGGACACCGGCTATGGCAATGCGATTAACGTCATGCGCTCGGTCCGGGAATTCGAGCAGACGGGGGCGTCTGCGGTGATCCTAGAGGACCAGGTGTCACCCAAACGTTGTCCGATTTGTGTCAGCGGGGTCGAGGTGATCGGTCGCGATGAGGCGGCAAAAAAAGTTGCCGCCGCCGTTGAGGCGCGCCGCGACCCGAATATGCTGATTATTGCGCGGACAGATGCGTCCACGGTGGACGAAGCGATTCTGCGTGCCAAGGAATACGTTGCCGCAGGTGCTGATATTGTCCAGCCGATCAGCGGCACGTTCAAATCGCTTGACGATCTGAAGCGCCTCCGCGAGGCAGCCGGTGTCCCGCTATCGCTGCAAATTCTTGGCTGGCTGGAGCAGGATCTGTCGGCAGAAGACATTGAAAGCGTGGCAGGCCTAGCCGTCTACCCGCTGATCGCTTTGATGACTGCTGCGGAGGCAATGTCGGAAAACCTCGCAAAGCTCCGCGCCGAGCGAAGCTCTGCTAATCTGCCCCATGCAAGAATGGATCATCACGAATTCATCGATATGATTGGCTTTTCTGAGGTCGAGAGATTGCAGCTTAAATATCTTAAAAATGATGCGGAAAGCGCGGCTTGA
- a CDS encoding IclR family transcriptional regulator, with the protein MASGPKASSTPNVRAVTRALEVLNSFAGRGSQTLAEVTNATGLDKGTTRRLLITLMQSDFIAQDSITHQYKLGRAIRELASNVEDARDLRVILRPVLEELAVDLSVTAFLSVFKDDSAVCLDRVHDMRGIEVHWWTVGGTLPLNVGGAPKLLLAYQPDEVVERLIDGSIARMNEMSITSRDELIERLKLIRDRGWECAVDDVALGLTALAIPIFDRDGSVICALSVAGLTPQMMRGDEPIYLERLQKTAAKVRRDLGIHGDT; encoded by the coding sequence ATGGCATCAGGCCCCAAGGCATCTTCCACACCAAATGTACGAGCGGTAACTCGCGCACTCGAGGTGTTAAATTCTTTCGCCGGAAGAGGATCACAGACCTTGGCAGAGGTGACAAATGCCACAGGACTTGACAAGGGGACGACGCGGCGGCTGCTTATCACACTGATGCAAAGCGATTTTATCGCTCAGGACAGCATCACACATCAATACAAGCTGGGCCGTGCGATCCGAGAGCTTGCGTCAAATGTCGAGGACGCGCGCGATTTGCGGGTTATTTTGCGGCCGGTCTTGGAGGAATTGGCCGTTGATCTCAGCGTGACCGCATTTCTCTCGGTGTTTAAAGACGATAGTGCGGTATGTCTTGACCGCGTTCACGATATGCGCGGCATTGAGGTCCATTGGTGGACGGTCGGCGGCACGCTGCCGCTGAACGTAGGCGGTGCCCCGAAGCTACTTTTGGCTTATCAGCCCGATGAAGTTGTCGAGCGATTGATAGACGGCAGCATCGCCCGAATGAACGAGATGTCGATCACCAGCCGTGACGAGCTGATAGAACGACTAAAGCTCATCCGTGATCGCGGTTGGGAATGCGCCGTCGATGATGTTGCGCTCGGGCTGACCGCTTTGGCTATACCAATCTTCGATCGGGACGGCTCGGTCATATGTGCACTCTCCGTTGCCGGGCTGACGCCGCAGATGATGCGTGGGGACGAACCGATCTACCTTGAGCGTTTACAAAAAACCGCGGCGAAAGTCCGCCGCGATCTTGGAATTCACGGAGACACATAA
- a CDS encoding FAD-binding oxidoreductase, with protein MQGIAEADAQALSLIVKAIGADKVDNSDDIREYYANDIFWQPGIEPLAVISPSTQREAAEAVRVAIENGIAIVPRGGGMSYTKGYLPDRARSLVIDTRNLNRIVEINAKDGYVTVEAGATWAALKDALASSGMRSGYWGPLSGVNATIGGALSQNSAFFGSSRYGTVAESVLGVTVVLADGSIATTGSGGRKGARPFTRYGGPDMTGIFLGDNGALGLKLSATLAIRPKPPETGFLSLGFEKFTDMAATQVEMARSGLVTEGFGIDRDKALQSASVNRLSDNVDALKKVVGQGKSLLSGLKDAAKIATSGLDWLTGHNYSLHIVTEAETAEALCTNLAVLAEIGERRGAILPDSIPRVMRSKPFSPVRGMLGKNGERWVPIHAVFPLSEAERVVEANEAFFAERAGWLKEKGILYTVMTMTVGQSFFIEPAFYWLDELTPLHIRSVGDAIKPDWKRRPANEDSRNAVVELRRATQEFYVSLGGASWQVARDYPYREVLDDGTRGLLDALKRAVDPEGLMNPGSLGLAATFQ; from the coding sequence ATGCAGGGCATCGCAGAAGCGGACGCGCAGGCGTTGTCGCTGATCGTCAAGGCCATTGGCGCTGACAAAGTCGACAACAGTGATGACATTCGCGAATACTACGCTAATGATATTTTCTGGCAGCCGGGGATTGAGCCGCTCGCGGTGATCAGTCCTTCGACGCAACGGGAAGCAGCAGAGGCTGTTCGAGTTGCGATCGAGAATGGCATCGCCATCGTGCCGCGTGGTGGCGGCATGTCGTACACAAAGGGTTATCTCCCTGATCGTGCGCGGTCTTTGGTGATTGACACGCGCAACCTCAATCGCATTGTCGAAATCAACGCTAAGGACGGCTATGTCACGGTAGAGGCGGGCGCTACATGGGCAGCGTTGAAAGATGCTTTGGCGTCGAGCGGGATGCGCAGCGGCTATTGGGGGCCGCTGTCCGGGGTCAATGCGACTATCGGCGGCGCTCTGTCTCAAAACAGCGCTTTTTTCGGGTCTTCCCGCTACGGAACCGTCGCGGAATCAGTGCTTGGCGTGACCGTAGTGCTTGCTGATGGGTCAATCGCGACGACAGGATCGGGTGGGAGGAAAGGTGCGCGACCGTTCACGCGTTATGGCGGGCCTGATATGACGGGGATTTTCCTTGGCGACAATGGTGCGCTTGGCCTGAAATTGTCCGCAACACTGGCGATACGACCAAAACCGCCCGAGACCGGATTCTTGTCCCTCGGGTTTGAGAAATTCACCGATATGGCTGCGACGCAGGTCGAAATGGCCCGCAGTGGGCTTGTTACCGAAGGCTTTGGGATTGACCGTGACAAGGCGCTTCAATCGGCGAGCGTGAACCGCCTGTCAGATAATGTTGACGCGCTAAAGAAGGTCGTTGGGCAGGGTAAGTCCTTGCTCTCGGGTTTGAAAGATGCCGCAAAAATAGCGACCTCCGGCCTCGACTGGCTGACGGGCCATAACTACTCGCTTCATATCGTGACAGAAGCTGAAACCGCCGAAGCACTGTGTACGAACCTAGCGGTTCTGGCCGAAATCGGGGAACGGCGCGGCGCGATTTTGCCTGACTCAATTCCACGCGTTATGCGCTCCAAACCGTTTTCGCCGGTGCGCGGAATGCTGGGCAAAAACGGGGAAAGATGGGTGCCAATTCATGCGGTGTTCCCATTGAGCGAGGCGGAGCGTGTCGTGGAGGCGAACGAAGCCTTTTTTGCCGAACGGGCAGGCTGGCTTAAGGAAAAAGGCATCCTGTACACCGTAATGACGATGACGGTCGGGCAGTCATTTTTTATCGAGCCCGCGTTTTACTGGCTCGATGAATTAACCCCGCTTCATATCCGGTCAGTGGGTGACGCGATAAAGCCGGATTGGAAACGGCGGCCTGCAAATGAGGATAGTCGTAACGCCGTGGTCGAACTCCGACGGGCGACGCAGGAGTTCTATGTCAGCCTTGGCGGAGCAAGTTGGCAGGTCGCGCGTGACTATCCGTATCGCGAGGTGCTGGATGATGGCACGCGCGGTTTGCTCGACGCATTAAAGCGGGCGGTTGACCCGGAAGGACTCATGAATCCCGGTTCCTTGGGTCTCGCGGCCACATTTCAATAG
- a CDS encoding long-chain-fatty-acid--CoA ligase: MNEPNATTWPQGIPRHLPTLPASPFQSLRDVAGRVPDKVALDYYGKTISYGEMLALTMRLASVLDQEGVGKGDRVLLCLQNSPQFVISFYAISALGAVVVPVNPMNKSDEIAYLLSDTGARIIIAGQEKLDDLSALPQGSLARALLVTYSDYLPETLQIRLPAEVTAAPVETENRLFLRWAATLAQAPGQVVLPDPDPEAPSVMPYTSGTTGNPKGCVHLNRTTMTTAVGSALWLGFDEDDVQLLTLPMFHVTGMHIPMLGGILRGGSLQIMTRWDRDVAIDLIETRGITVWICIAAMVIDVVNAEGLSERDLSSLRMIMGGGAAMPEAVAKRLRDLVGLDYIEGYGLSETAAPVMINPPDAPKRACLGIPLMGVDARILDVDSLQTVPDGEQGEIIISAPQVFTGYWRRPETESETFISLDGKRFLRTGDLGYRDVDGYFYMVDRLKRMINASGYKVWPTEVEATLFKHPDIREACVIATPDERKGEAVKAFIVPRDNNQHASEDEIVAWCRERMSAYKVPRHVSFVDALPKSGTGKIMWRELQEKEWA, encoded by the coding sequence ATGAACGAGCCGAACGCGACGACATGGCCTCAGGGTATTCCCCGTCATTTGCCGACATTGCCAGCAAGTCCGTTTCAAAGCCTGCGCGACGTCGCAGGGCGCGTCCCTGATAAGGTTGCTCTCGATTACTATGGCAAGACGATCAGCTACGGTGAGATGCTGGCGTTAACCATGCGGCTGGCGTCCGTGCTAGATCAGGAGGGGGTAGGGAAAGGTGACCGGGTACTTCTGTGCCTGCAAAACTCCCCGCAATTTGTCATTTCCTTCTATGCCATTTCGGCACTTGGCGCAGTGGTTGTGCCGGTGAATCCGATGAACAAGTCTGACGAAATCGCCTATCTCCTCAGCGATACCGGCGCGCGGATCATTATTGCCGGACAGGAGAAACTGGACGATCTTTCTGCGCTGCCACAAGGAAGCCTCGCACGCGCGCTCCTCGTGACGTATTCCGACTACCTGCCAGAAACCCTGCAAATCCGACTTCCGGCTGAAGTGACCGCCGCCCCGGTCGAGACGGAGAACCGGCTATTTCTACGATGGGCTGCCACGCTCGCTCAGGCACCCGGTCAAGTTGTCTTGCCGGACCCCGATCCGGAGGCGCCTTCGGTCATGCCTTATACCAGTGGAACGACCGGAAATCCGAAAGGCTGCGTTCACCTGAACCGGACGACGATGACAACAGCGGTTGGCTCAGCGCTGTGGCTGGGGTTTGACGAAGACGATGTGCAGCTTCTTACACTGCCAATGTTCCATGTCACCGGCATGCATATCCCGATGCTGGGGGGCATCCTGCGCGGCGGGAGCTTGCAGATTATGACCCGCTGGGATCGCGATGTCGCGATCGATCTTATTGAGACAAGGGGCATCACGGTCTGGATCTGTATAGCGGCAATGGTCATAGACGTGGTGAATGCCGAGGGTTTGAGCGAACGCGATCTGTCATCGCTGAGGATGATCATGGGCGGCGGTGCAGCCATGCCGGAGGCCGTTGCAAAGCGCCTCCGCGATCTCGTCGGACTCGACTATATCGAGGGCTATGGTCTCTCTGAGACAGCCGCTCCGGTGATGATAAACCCGCCTGACGCACCTAAACGTGCATGCCTTGGCATTCCCTTGATGGGGGTGGATGCGCGAATTCTTGATGTCGACAGTCTTCAGACGGTGCCCGACGGAGAACAGGGGGAAATCATCATCAGTGCGCCACAGGTCTTCACGGGTTACTGGCGGCGACCGGAGACCGAAAGCGAAACCTTCATAAGCCTTGACGGCAAGCGCTTCCTTCGGACGGGGGATCTCGGCTATCGCGATGTCGACGGCTATTTTTATATGGTCGACCGCCTGAAGCGGATGATCAATGCCAGCGGCTACAAAGTCTGGCCAACCGAGGTGGAAGCGACGCTGTTCAAGCATCCCGACATCCGGGAAGCCTGTGTGATTGCAACTCCAGATGAGCGCAAGGGTGAGGCCGTGAAGGCGTTCATCGTACCGCGAGACAACAACCAGCATGCGTCTGAAGACGAGATTGTTGCGTGGTGCCGTGAACGCATGTCGGCCTACAAGGTTCCGCGTCATGTGTCATTCGTTGATGCGCTTCCGAAATCGGGGACGGGAAAAATCATGTGGCGTGAGCTTCAGGAAAAGGAGTGGGCTTGA
- a CDS encoding ABC transporter substrate-binding protein has protein sequence MRGGVIEGGSCHHSPTAVLTGWLCEVIISLLIASKAIITTRRPRRRLNRYAASVGNLPRLRNPATSGGANPRGEFMERLSNKLTGAAAALALSLGGAAFAAPTPGEYNIGIISDDTGPIASAGISYHNGAELAVEEINAGGYAGDGVTLNLLVKDSGTDAARAVQAMTQFAADRSVMATTCCIITPIAGAVSQVAMREKLPLVIYGATREGLPQEPFVTSVVALPGPQEVMMAKELANVLDPKRVVYYVTGDNDIFLDRAYAMKEVLEEYGAETVAEISTLANDTDFTGPATQGMGADPDLILVMATQQPSVGIISALRERGFEGNIATSEVLSPPAIYQKSGNIVAGIPFALSFQPGLSSSEEATAFIEAYQEKFGSLPDVYAAQGYTAIQYMAQGMAALDGDPTREALAESMWQINEIERNLVSAGDPPDPRAIAGFVAERLASYKCPQEYEFVSELPRNALGKVLKSELQSLFTFSGKA, from the coding sequence TTGAGAGGGGGAGTTATCGAGGGGGGATCATGCCACCACTCGCCAACAGCCGTTCTTACCGGCTGGCTGTGCGAGGTTATCATATCACTGCTGATCGCATCCAAAGCCATAATCACGACCAGACGGCCACGTCGTCGTCTCAACCGTTATGCGGCCAGCGTTGGCAATTTACCTAGGCTACGTAATCCCGCCACATCAGGCGGGGCGAACCCAAGGGGGGAGTTCATGGAAAGATTAAGCAACAAGTTGACGGGCGCAGCGGCAGCGCTGGCGCTCAGCCTCGGGGGGGCGGCATTCGCCGCTCCGACGCCCGGCGAATATAATATCGGCATCATCAGTGACGATACCGGGCCGATCGCTTCTGCCGGCATTTCGTATCACAACGGTGCGGAGCTTGCGGTCGAAGAAATTAATGCCGGCGGTTACGCAGGTGATGGTGTGACGCTGAATCTGCTCGTCAAAGATAGCGGTACCGATGCCGCCCGCGCGGTGCAGGCGATGACGCAATTCGCCGCTGATCGTTCAGTAATGGCGACGACTTGCTGTATCATCACCCCTATTGCTGGCGCCGTGTCGCAGGTGGCGATGCGGGAGAAATTGCCGCTGGTGATTTATGGCGCGACGCGCGAAGGGCTGCCGCAGGAGCCATTCGTCACTTCGGTTGTGGCGCTGCCCGGTCCGCAAGAGGTCATGATGGCCAAGGAACTGGCGAATGTTCTCGACCCCAAGCGGGTGGTCTATTACGTGACCGGCGACAACGACATCTTCCTTGATCGCGCCTATGCGATGAAAGAGGTGCTCGAAGAGTATGGTGCCGAAACAGTCGCGGAAATTTCCACGCTTGCAAACGATACCGACTTTACCGGACCGGCGACGCAAGGCATGGGCGCGGACCCCGACCTGATCCTGGTCATGGCCACCCAGCAACCTTCTGTGGGGATTATCTCCGCGCTGCGTGAACGTGGGTTCGAAGGCAACATCGCGACATCCGAGGTGCTTTCGCCACCTGCGATTTATCAGAAGTCTGGCAATATCGTAGCTGGCATTCCGTTTGCTTTGTCGTTCCAGCCGGGCCTCTCATCGTCTGAAGAGGCGACGGCATTCATCGAGGCGTATCAGGAAAAATTCGGCTCACTGCCGGATGTGTATGCCGCACAAGGCTATACTGCGATTCAATACATGGCGCAGGGCATGGCCGCGCTTGATGGCGATCCGACGCGAGAAGCTCTGGCGGAAAGCATGTGGCAGATCAACGAAATTGAGCGCAACCTCGTTTCGGCAGGCGATCCGCCAGACCCGCGCGCGATCGCGGGTTTTGTTGCCGAAAGGCTCGCATCCTATAAATGTCCGCAGGAATATGAATTCGTGTCAGAACTGCCCCGCAACGCCTTGGGCAAAGTGCTTAAGTCAGAGTTGCAAAGCCTGTTTACTTTTTCCGGGAAAGCCTAG